The Papaver somniferum cultivar HN1 chromosome 6, ASM357369v1, whole genome shotgun sequence genome segment ttcaatggctgatattCTTTGGGATAACTTGATTAAGCGTAACAGGTGTGGTATGATTGGTCTTTTCAATTGAATTTGGCTAGCTAATCCAACAGACGAAATCAGGGCAGTTCATGCATGagagattatcacgggatattTGGATGATACGTATCgaatgggagaatattttcttctttattcaacaagattcgaccaatcaagccaagataaacaaggaaatccagctcAGAACACACGTGCAGAGATTAAAAAGGGAAATTATTCCCGTATTGtgcaaagaaataaaagagaagatTCGGAGCAGTTATGAGGGAATATTTGATCGCTTTCGAGTATATAAATGGTGTCTGTGTTCATAGGAGGGggtatggagagtttgggagaagtttagatcgAGAAAAGAGTGAAAAATCAAGTGGCAGAAAAATAGTTTTCTGCTGGTgcatgaagaacattagaccctatAAAactgtcgtttatgctacagtgtcaGCGGTAGTTATCTTTTATCATTCATTGCAATTGttattttgtaacaattataagtgttacaaatatctgtttttcatatgttttcatcttgtaaacaccttttgagtaatgaaaaattcctttgagtgtgttttcaccatgcagaGCTAGAACCCATTGGGACAAcgaaggaagcaacttttcatgattgtggtaaatgaattaattctttatatgactttttgcatagatttaattgcgttatgatttctactaattatttgttattttgtttgatgtcgcatgcttggttttaattacttttgatgcgtcatgctcacaacttacaactaatgttttatgaaatctatttttggcaaagaattagagtcacaacttcttttgtttgagctatgttGTTTAGAtttaatgattgaaccacaagaatatgaaaagtagtgaaatcctgcgtcctagtatctcttcatcctgtgaccttattttgtatattttcctttgctttagtattttgtatattcaaacccaaatcaatctcaacaaagtccgagtgaacgacaactcttcttaccactataaaaattcgatcacatacccatttgcatacttccccaggtcatgaaaattcgtttgcaaacccgtatgcatgcTTAACGTTGATAattggtaaacttgttttggatgTAACTTCTTCGTTTAAACTCAGAATGACTTCATTCTTTTTGAAATCTCTTCCTATTTTAATTCTTTTCACAatagagatgagaattattgaatttggatgagttaagaatggtctttgtcctgtctcttgtttttgagtgttttgctccgtttcgtcgcagttgttccatttctcttggacttggggacttggattcttggagtacctcTCTTCTAAGCTCTTTTGTAGCTTTACAAGAAtggtgttggtgaatcacaaagaaggaacttcaagaatgggaagtagcaagcattgctatgggattcttgaatgttcacaaccatcgtatgtgaactatgatgcatggtcgttaatgactttgtatgttcttctttgttaagaaaatctttttatacgcatttgttagctattcttggtgtaaatccgtgcaaaAAAGATTGATTATACCTTCAAAGGACAAAAgttaatttttgcagtattaatctttatgattttatacatTGGAAtgtgttataggatatgtgtgtttgcgtccgtgaactatgattgtcccataccttgtcaaaacttaagtctttcgtatgtcgatatacatgtattgataaaagaatgaatgaacttttgacattacaaaagtttcaaGCCTATTATGTTATTATGCAAGTACTGAtgaagataagatgaacttttgtttatgaggattatgtctattgtatgtcattgtgcaaatagtgatggaaaatataatgagtccttgtctattccgaagtattgatcttccctgatacatattttatgtatatactgtgcgtctccgtaagttctcttatgccgAGCataaccaattgaattgatcacacttttgtggtaatttagttgtgtattccgattgaattaatcatgggttttcttgtggttaatttaattgaatatttttggattcaaattcatattcgtacgtGATTTgtcatgtccaaagaaatccttcttttttatgaaagtaaggtcgctcttgttgttctttcgggaatgacattttatgggggagagttcttaattgaacttgtgcttaattgtcaaatctttgtggggagtgcggatgtggaatattataggggttatcttgtatctttataaactccttgatgaaatcatttagcttcggctttatgattgcatctaaataagttgatatgtgcttgcatttggtcatgaaatgtctctatgaaaattttcattaggatcccgttttcgtacctttgccaattttattgacaaaaagggggagattaaTGTGTaatttacactacaaatacatatggtttttagatcattatgtaagggggattggtttccatgtgagatggagtattgactaagggggagtgatacatatcatcatagtattattgtcgaagttgtattgaactttgatgttgtgtaataatactatgacactgtaacaatgattgagaattctttttttctcattgttatagctacggattttcaacaacgatgatgctaaacttacaacctttggaatcattggagtacttggaagtgacgaagattttgagtaatgttgaagattaggcatgtggaatagctacaaaagtttatttatctatttttgtattccatatgtattagtagttttgtcactaaaattgacaaagggggagattgttagagcacttctcggtcgaactcgcatgcgttgctatctcaagcatgtttgtcaatgttagtgatcaaaactataagtcttgatttcaagtctacaatagataagtctcggactaggatagaaagtatagttgatctcaagaactccatgacgatcatcatacaagacgaagaactactcaaggaactggtggaacttcatctactaaaaggtatgtggagacttgaacttatctatcactcaaaagtctatctactctatctcctatcttgataaaaaagtcgttttgctatatagactttgattatagacatttgctattttgggccgagtttatctcgcttatctatttctcgaaatatgtattggtaagttcatctttatctagtgacgaaagtcatattatgtttcaatcacttgaaaattcctttgccgaaaaatagtttgtgaacaacagctatataacgtcctctaagaatgtttcaatcattgaaatgaaagtttagaatatataatcaTTGTGtgataacacatatatgtataagtccttattccttgaaccaaagtatgcgtactttgttgatcaggaaaaccggaacagagtccgcgaacccagtccacgtacccagtccgcaaacaaTCGGAGGTTCTCGTTCCGAGAAAATCTCCTGGAGTTTGTAAatcatttacaaacttattccgggtacttaagtccgcgtacttaggttggttattttctaaaaacggttattcgtgaacttatacttatataacctaaggaatgcaagtttgcaaaccgtggttataaagttcatgaatcgattcgagtgaatcaaatcgtttttgcttcaattgtgtcttgtatacttctataagatctaagcaattgaacaactctctaactagttcatttgagtcatttgaactagttatggtaaagaagaatatggttgatatgaaggtctcatatggctaactttggttaactactgttgaaccaacaaatgtacatgtttgggtacggataCACAaaactaaaacgtgcatttcatttgtgtgtaacaagctaatttttcgatctaacgattgaaagatattagcttgaatctaatcaggttttcatctaacggtgaatattgaatgctttgttactaagctaacattgattgcaaaccctgatttgaaagactatataagggagaactctagcaactgggaaacctaatccccacacttcctgtgtgatactagttgtataagatagagtcgattctcctttaaccttaggttcctaccgagaccctgtaggttaacgacttgaagacttcattgggattgtgaagccaaaccgatactactttctcgtagttgtgtgatctgatctgtccgtttctatcgtattgagtacaatcgtaacgattgtcttgagattgatatctccgataggaaagatataaaagtaatcacaaacgtcttcgtctcatcgtttgtgattccacaatatcttcttctcCATGTCGATTAAAATtatagtgaggtgattgataatactgagctgttcttcgggaatataagtttggtttatcaattggttcctgttcaccttgatttatcaaaagacggaacaaaactcgtaggtatttctgtgggagacagatttatctattaccgtagacttttctgtgtgatacaaatttgtttattaaagtcttcgactttgggtcgtagcgactcttagttgtgggtgagatcagctaagggaatcaagtgtgtagtatcctgctgggatcaaagacgtaaggagcgcaactgtaccttggattagtgtgagattgatttgagctcaactacagtccagaccgaagttaatttgtagtaggctagtgtctgtagtggattactacaatgtgtgttcaatctggactaggtcccagggtttttcttcatttgcggtttcctcgttaacaaaacttctggtgtctgtgttatttcttttccgcattatatttttttatataattgaaatatcacgggttgtgcgttaaatcaaccaattggaaaatccaacctttggttgttgattgaaattgattggtacttgaacattggtctttggtaccgctcaaatgatttctcttgtattcaattagactcgcagatttctatttgcttgagtaagtattgaatcgagaaagagagatataactctttgatatacttttattaagattgagtatgactgtctagttgattctcttaaaagtatattggagttagtccatacagattgataatcgaaatattgggtgtggttgttagacccccgctttttcaataatacaTATCACTAATGTAAGGATATGTAAGATTTGTTACGAAACAACATTCTGCTTCTACATTCCAATGAATATTTATCTATATATAGTACAAAAAAGAATTATGATCTTCGTTTCCTGGGATTTAGAGAAAATAAACAACATTTaaattgatatattttttttatatggaTTATttgaaattagagaaaataattttttaaaaatatttaccACAAAATCCATAATAATATATATGCGAAAAAAGTATTtaaacgaaaataaaaagaatcatattgtACTAGAAAAATTATATGTAATAAGATTTTATCACAAATTGTGTTTTTAATACGTGGAAAACGTTTAGACAAGTAAATTAGTAGTAACGTGTATAGTAAATACATTTATGAAGATAATTGAAGGCATTATCGAGTACCGTCTTcttatattttttaattattatttttttgtaattaatATTCATATAGTAATAAATTTTCAGCAGTAGCTACTTCTTTATATTATCATCTATGGAAGTTATTTAGTTAAATTGTCCATTAAAAATAATTGCAATAATTGATCTTCATGAATAGATCTTCTATGTATTGTTTTCCGTAATATTTATATTCAATCATTTTTTTCATGGTGGCTGGTCTCATGATCATCTTCAAAAGTTATGCTTATAACATTCATGTTCTTCCTTGAATAACTAAATATGAATACTTTTTTAGTAAAAAGATCGCATTTGTTGTTCTCttttgagaatgacatcaaatagaggtgagttcttaattgaactagcGCTTAATTAATATATCTTTGGGGGGAGTGTGTTTGTGGAATTCAGGAGAGAAAAGTCCCATTAATCTCTTTAAGGTGAAAGAAACTAATTTGTGAAACTTAGTGGAATCATCATTGATGATATGATAGAATTCTTAGTGTCAATTGTTCTCCTAAGAGCAAGGGATATGGAGTGAGTGCTCTCATTCAATACGAAAGAGTTTCACTAGATTTGCTCAAATTAGGTGCTACTATGGGGTGAGAGTACTCACTAATTCATCAATGATCACTCATACACTCATTGAAGCGAAAGAGTGGGCTAAAGGGGAGACTAAGCGGCTGATTTTTAGCCGTTTGGTAAAAACACACATTGAGCGGCTGAATTTGTGCCGTTTGGatataatttttagtttttttttaaactcttttACGTGggtccaataggatttttataaaaaaaaaaaatacacaggaGGCTGAAGTTCAGCCGTTTGGAGAGAATTTTTGCTCTCCCACGGTCACAAACACACTCTTTCAGTTAGACTCTCACTGGTTTTGTTAGTGAATGAGTGTTAAAAACACTCATTCCATAACCCTTTCTCTAATGGCTTAATCATGTGGAAGCCAATTCTGGTCACCTTCATCAACTTTGTGACAAAGAGGGTAAGAAAAAAATAAGTAACATATGTCTTTCGAAACATATCTTAAGGAGGAGTTAATTAATATTTGTTCTCATCATCCTATCTAAAAAAATTGACATGTAAAGGCTAAGGAGGAGTATATATTAAAAAAAGAAGTAGTATCACTATCTGTTTGAAAAATTATATTGTGCTTAAAAGTGAAAAACGATATTACTCATTGGGATAACAACTATACGCGAAATGAAAGTCATCCATGTGAATTCTGAAGGGTAAGAATATTAAAGTTTTTATCTATCACTATCGAATCTTCGATTACTTATACCTAACCCAACGAACACATGAAGAACCATAGAAGAATAAAATTAAAGTTTCAAGAAATCAAGAAAGAATCATGGCATTTGTAATGAGAGTCAAACTTGTAAAAGTTCATATGTATTTcaaaagttttgtcactaaaattgataaaagggAGATATTTTTAGAGAGAATGCTTGGTTGAACCTACACCCATTGATATAGAAAGTATGTTTTCAAATTTAGATGAAAAACTATTTCTCGATTTATAACCTAGTAAAGTTAGCTTCAGTCTAGATTATATTAGGTAGTAAACTGTTAGGTTCATCCAAGTTACTCGAGAAAATTAATGATTGAAGTttacatgaagaacttcatcaaatgTTAGTAAAAAAGATTGATTTTTCTTTCAGAATATTTTCCATTCTATCTATCTATCGTAAAAAAATCAAATACTTTAGTAAATAATCGAATTGCAAAGATGGTTCTTGTCATAGACTAGATGTTCGGTTGAAGTTTATTGAAGTTTCGATGTCAAGTTCATGTTTGTTCCTTTTTCGAAACTAACATCAAGTAAATATTCTCCGATGAGTTTCGAGAATATAGGTTCACAAATATATTTAAGAAATTTATTTGAAGTTTAAAATTTATACATATTACTATATCAGATTGTGAACCTATGTTTTAAGTTCGCAAAgcttgaagaaaagaaaattccCTGAACTCGGCTTGGTTTGAGTTCGCAAACCTATGTTTTGATTTCGAGAACCTAGTGGATAGAAAAAGATTCATGAACCCAAACTTACTTAAGTCGTAAACCTAGGTTTTGAGTTTGTGAACCTTGATTAGAAAAGATTCTCCTGATACTTTCCTAATTATGTTTGTTAACCTAAACTCTTAGGTTAGTATATCTAAAGGTTACATTGGTAATATCCCAAGAGGTAATATCGCATTATTATGGTGCATCATGTCAGTGGTGGATGCCCGAAGGAGATGTTGCACCATCATGGAAGATTACTTCAGTGGGTGACTGGCCGAGAGCATTGTTACACCATGATAGTGCATCATTCAAGTTGGCTGTCGGGCCAAAACTGGATTTTGCACCACCATGGCGCATTATTCAAGATGCATGGaaaaacgaccatgaatagtgaagcaagcatgtcaactGATCCCCAATTTTTAGTTGTAAAAATATCAATGAGACATATACAGAaagggatagttggttgaaggtgcatataccaTAGATGCACTAGTAAGATTCAAAGTTTAGCTGATAAAGCCATAATGATGTGTGGCGCGTTAGTTACTCGAGAGAGCTTCTTAATGCTTTGGCATCATTATTGAGGCGTTGGTAAGTGCACCACCAcgatgaaaaataaaagaaaggtcAATGCAAATTCTTGTTTATCATTTGCAAAAGACCATTTGGCCTAAGAAGACTAGGCTATGCTTGGCTTTTGTCCTTGCAATACGAGTTGACTTTAGTTGCTTGTCCATAAGACTTATGAATTACAGTCTGTGCTTCATCCCTTCTTCGTAGGGTATGTATGCAGCCGCAATTAGTTGCAACATTAATGGTCCAACatttttgtcgctcatatcatctaactgGGGATATGATTACGATATTTTGATAACTCCTATCATCTAGCTCGGTATTGCGACGCAAGCGATGATTGTTTCCATGCTTGATCAGGTGGTaacattccttggatgctcatgaGCTTGACTGATAAACCCTTGGCTCGAGCAATACCAATGCATGCTTTATGCTCTATGCCAAAGCGAAGTAAGGAAGCAAAAATAAGCTTGCAATGGTCCATGCACAAGTCCAAGGCATGCATTATGCCTGGACGGTACTCAGAAGCCAGTGATGCACTTAAGGAAGCATGCTTGCAAAGGCAAATGGACATGCATTTTCCTGATGCAACTTTCAAGTCGATGGTATCCTCTTCAAAAGCAAGCCCTAAATCTCAATTAAAATAACCAATTCATCCAATTCTTGATGGATTAATAATTACTccttccgttcttttttaataggctggtttctataaataaatgtttcaaaaaaataggccggtttcctaattgggaaaatcAAATGTTACTTTGATTTTccgggaccacttttctcttaacttcttttgatgacaagtgtcatgtggaccattttactttacttcttttgctgacaagtgtcatggggaccatttcacttcacttcttttattgactaagtgtcatgaggaccactttcaatgattagttctcttaatttccttaaatttctctaaaaacaaaaccagcctattaaaaaagaacggagggagtatttactAAAACTCGCTAATAGCATAAAgtttattgaaaataaatcaaataaacaaaaaaacttgtatttttctagttcctcttaATTGCTTTGATACGCATCACAAAGTACTTTTGATCTAAATGGATGTTGACCAAGTTAAGTAATCTTTGTTCAGTAGCGAGAAAGAGATCTTGATTTGAAATAATTGGTACTTGACGTTTTGCTCTTTTCTAATTTTGGTAACTTTTGTTGTATATACTTTTATTCTATTAATCGTAACATCAAACTAATAGTGATAATACTCTGCAGGAATTGCTCAACTACTACGATCGTGACAATGTCACAACCTCTGGAAATAACCACTACTATTTTAGTGGCGATACATGGAGCATGCTTATGGTGGTTAGAACAACAACATACAATAGATAAACATCTAACTCACAAAACCTGGTCAATTTCATCACCAGAGTGATCAAGACACAATGTTGTCTGTGGCATATGATCAAAATGAGAGACCTACTGCAATCTATTCAACATCATACAATGCACTATATTTATAGAGAGGAAAACTACGCGACGGATGCACTAGCAAATCGGGAAGTAGACAGAAGTCATTGGAGATTCTTTGAAACAACCTTtaggaaatatatataaatacgcGCTTTTTAAGACAATATGTAATTGACGATTCCATGGTTATGAGGGTAACATACTCACAcattatttctttttagtttaAATTAATATAATATGCTTAAGATAATAATGGGACTTTGTTAAAATATGATCTTTTACCGATGGTACTCATCGTGTTTTAAATGGACTTGCATgataaaataagtacaaaaacaaaaaattaaaatttgggcCTCAACAAATTGAGGCTCTAGGCAACAGCCTAGCTGGCCTAGTCCATAAGACGGCTCTGGCGTGTGAGAGACTGAGgaagagaagaggaagaggagaaaGATGATAGAGGCGGTGGTGGTGATGAACACACAGGGGAAACCCAGGCTAACGAAATTCTACAATTATGTGGTTTGAAAATCTCACTTTTCTATGTTAACATTCCGATCTCAAGTTTTCTCTGTAAGAAGAAGTTCTTCTGGTTAATGTTATTAACGATGGGTGTGTGTTTGATTTTGAAATTAGACTATGGAGAAGCAGCAAGAAATTGTACGGAGCATATATGGAGGTTCAATCTCAATCTCTATTGATTCTGTTTTCTAGACTAAATTACTCAAACCTGATGGATCTGTGGATACCCAAATCATGGGTTAtcatcaaatcttcttcttcttcttcttcttcctccatgaaagtttttttcttcttgggCATCAAATGTGTTTAGTTATAGAGGAAATTTGGTATATTATTTGTTATTGTTGATTAATTTTTTGTCTCCTGTGTTTTGTGTTTCTTTCTCATACAGTCTTGTGTAGTAGAGCTGAGAATGTGAGCAACTTCATTAAAGCTGATTCAATCTTCGGTCCGGTATGTAGCACCGCTATGATGTCATAATTTGCCTATTCTTAGTTAGCCTCATTTATAACTGTTCAATGAAATTATAACATTTAGAACGATGTTGTGTGTTGCCATTCTAGCTCCTTATCTAGGTGGGTATGGTTAAGGGGAAAGAGATTGATACTGGATTTTTCTGTTACTGCCTTGTAATTGGATAAAACCTAAAAACCGTTTATGAATTGATAACTTGTTACATCGGTGGATTAATGGATAAACGTCATTGATATTGTCATAGTTCAATTGTTCAGTTAATCCTTGGTCACAAATTTGGATGATGTCACCATTCTCGGATTTGCATTGTAGCTTTTTTTGGCCATAATTAGAAGCTTCATgcccaaattttgatttttctctttctttttcttcaggAAACTCGACTAGTATACAAGCACTATGCCACGTTGTACATTGTTTTCGTGTTTGATAGCTCTGAGAACGAGCTAGCTATGCTTGATCTTATTCAAGGTACCTCGCACTATCATTTCCTTTTCTTGTGGAAGAAACTCATTATCCTAAGATGGAGTGGCCACTCCAGTATAGAGATTCATTTTTCTTACATGCATTATCTTTCTGCCATATATTGATTAACCTGAAGGCTGGGAAATATTGTTTGTGTATTGAAT includes the following:
- the LOC113288644 gene encoding AP-3 complex subunit sigma-like, with product MIEAVVVMNTQGKPRLTKFYNYVTMEKQQEIVRSIYGVLCSRAENVSNFIKADSIFGPETRLVYKHYATLYIVFVFDSSENELAMLDLIQVFVETLDKCFKNVCELDVVFNFSKIHTILNEIIFGGQVLETSSTEVMKAVEEITKLEKASNAITLPRSVSGWQVR